The following DNA comes from Microbacterium wangchenii.
CCAGCGCCAATCCCGCGCACGATTGCTTCGCTCCCGACGTGCCCATCGACGCCGGCCGATGCACGTGGGGGGATGCGGATGCCGCGCGCCACATGTATCTCGTGGGCGACTCGACGGCGATGTCGTACGCGCCGGCGTTCAAGAAGCTGGCGGAAGACAGCGGCGGTGCGTGGCGGATCACGACGGTGGGACTGTACGGATGCCGCTTCACCGACGTGCTCGTGCAGAACCCCGACCCCGCCGTCATGGCCGCCTGTCCGCAGCGCAAGCTCGACGTGCGTGCGCTCGCGGGGGCCGACCCCGCCGACCTCGTGGTGGTGTCCAACGCGTACACGCTGGGGCGCACGGTCGACGGACGCGACCTGTCGCCGGCCGATCTGCTCGCCGCGACGCATGCCGAGCTCTCCACGTATGGCGCGGGCGGCGTCGTGTACCTCGCGCCGCCGCCCCAGGGCGGCGACCTCGCGCGCTGCTTCTCCCCGGTGACGGGCCCCGCGCAGTGCCTGACGGCGGTCGACCAGACGTGGCGCGACATGCACGCGGCGGCAGAGGCGAGAGCCGCCGACACCCAGGCCCACGCGATCGGTTCGCTCGAGTTCAGCTGCTGGCAGGATGCGTGCCCCGCCTTCGCCGGCGGTCTGCCGATCCGCTACGACGCCACCCACCTCACGGTGCCGTACGCGGAGCACATCACGGGATTCCTGGCGTGGAGCCTGGGCGCGCGCGGGCTCCTGTGAGCCGTTCCCCGCAGTCCCGTCGCCGGCCGAACGTGCCGGAAACGGCATGAACCGATATCAGACGGCGGAACGGTTCGGCAAGCGTGGACGGCCGGTGGCGGGCGGTCGAGTACCTCCCGCTAGGCTGAGGGGGATTCCGCCCGCATCGACGGGAATTCCGGCTCGTTTCCGCCCCGGGGAGGCAGACGTAGCGTGAGGTCGTTCACATGGCTGCGACGACGCCGCCGGACGCTGATGTCCGCCGGCGTCGTCACCGTCTCCGCGATCGCGGTCACCACGATGGCGGTCGCGTATCAGGGCTTCCCCACCACCGAGGTCGACCTCCACGACGGCGGGGTGTGGATCACCAAGCAGTCCAGCGTGCTGGTGGGGCACTTCAACCATGAGTCCCGCGTGCTCGACGCGGGCCTGCGTGCCGCGAGCGACGAGTACGACATCCTCCAGGAGGGCTCCACCGTCCTCGTCCTGGATCAGGCCGAGTCCACCGTGACGGCCGTCGACCCCGCGATGGTCATGCTCACGGATGCCGCGGACATCCCCGCCGGCGCCAAGGTCGCGCTCGGGGGGCCGACGATGGCCGTGCTCGACCCGGCGTCGGGTTCGCTGTGGGTCGCCCCCGCCCGCGCTGCCGGAGGGTTCACGGTCGAAGGCGTCGAGCCGGTGACCGAACTGGGCGAGGGCGCCGACGTCGCGGTCGGCCGCGACGGCACCGTCTATGGCGTCTCGGCGGAATCCGGCGAGATCGTCACGGTGCCCGTCACCGCCGACGGCGAGACGGGGGATGCCGCCCGCCGCGGCATCGAGGGCGTCGACGCGAACGCCGAACTGTCGATCACGGTCGTCGGCACGACGGCGGCGGTGCTGGATGCCGACACCGGCACGGTGCACACCACCGGGGGCCTGCGCACCGAAGTGGACGGGGGCGAGTCCGCCGTCCTGCAGCAGCCCGCCGCGACCGGCGATGCGCTCGTGCTGGCCACCGCATCCGACGTCGTGCGGGTGCCCTTCGACGGCGCCGAACCCTCCACCACCCCGTCCGGCGCGGGGGAGGGGGCGCCCACGGCGCCGGTGACCCTCGCCGGCTGCACGTATGCCGCGTGGAGCGGCTCGGGTGCGTTCGTGCGCGACTGCTCCGGCGACGCGAACGACCTCACGATGCAGATCGAAGACTTGGAGCCCACCGCGCAGCTCCGCTTCCGGCAGAACCGCGACGTCGTGATCCTCAACGACGTCGTGGGCGGCGCCGCCTGGATGGCCACCGACGCGATGCAGCGCGTGGACAACTGGGACGACATCATCCCGCCCGAGGGCGAGTCGGAAGAGGACGAGCAGACCACGGAGGAGACCGTCGAGACGACACTCCCCGAGCGCACCGAGGTCAACACCCCACCGATCGCCGTCGATGACGACCTCGGGGTGCGCCCCGGCCGCACGACCGTGCTGCCCGTGCTCGACAACGACACCGACGCCGACGGCGACATCCTCGTCGTGACCCTGCCCGACGGCGAGCCCGGGCTGGGCGAGGTGCAGCCGATCCACGACGGCTCCGCCTTGCAGATCGCGGTGCCCGAGGACGGGTCGGGCTCCGAGACCTTCCGCTACGAGATCGACGATGGCCGCGGCGGCACCGACACCGCCAACGTGCGGCTGAACGTGCGCGGATGGGACGTCAACGCGCCGCCCGAACCCAAGCGCGTCACCACGGTCGTCGTCGAGGCCGGCGGCGCGATCACCTACAACGTCCTGCCGGATTGGACCGACCCCGACGGCGACGAGATCTTCCTCGCCTCCGTCGTCCCCGCCGAAGGCGACGAGGCCGACTTCACCGCCGACGGCCGCATCACCTACCGCGCGATCGGCGGCACGCAGGGCCGCAAGGACGTGCCCATCATCGTGTCCGACGGCTCCGAGGTGACCGAGGGCATCGTCCGGTTCGACGTGCGTCCCGCGGGCTCCACCGTCCCGGTCACCAACGCCGATCACGTCGTCGTCCGCGCCGGGCAGTCCGCGACCGTCGCTCCGCTGTCCAACGACACCAGCTCGGGACGGGAGACCCTGCGCCTCACGCGGGTGGACGAGGTTCCGGGCGCCGAGATCGTCCCCGACTACCCCAACAAGACCTTCACGTTCCGCTCCTCGGCGCCGGGCACGTACTACGCGCAGTACCTCGTGGCCGCCGGCCCCAACGCCGTGCCGGGCCTCGTGCGCATCGATGTGCTCCCCGACGCCGACACCGACCTGCCGCCCGTCGCGGTGCGCGATGTGGCGCTCCTGCCCAGCGGCGCCGACGTGCTCGTCAACGTCCTCGCGAACGACAGCGATCCCTCCGGCGGCATCCTCGTCGTGCAGTCGGTGACGGTGGATCCCTCCAGCGGCATCTCGGTCGCGGTCATCGGGCACGAGACCCTGCGGATCACCGACCAGTCGGCCCTGAGCGAGCAGACGCGCATCTCCTACCGCATCTCCAACGGCCAGCAGACCGCGGAGGGCGAGGTCGTGGTCATCCCGGTGCCCGCGCCCGACCAGCTGCGCCCGCCCGTGGCCAGCGACGACACGGCGGTCGTCCGCGCCGGCGATGTCGTCACCATCCCCGTGCTCGACAACGACTATCACCCCAACAACGACACGCTGCGCCTCGCCCCCGACCTCGTGGAGCCGGTCCCCACGGCGGAAGAGGGCACGATCTTCGTGTCGCAGGACACCGTGCGCTTCCGGGCGAGCGATGAGCCGGGCACGGTGTACGCCACCTACGAGGTGGAGGATTCCACCGGCCAGAAGGACGCCGGATACGTCACGATCCAGGTGCTCCCCGTCGACGCCGACACCAACCAGGCCCCGCGCCCCCGCGACATCACCGGCCGCGTGCTGGCGGGGTCGGAAGTGCGCATCCCGGTGCCGCTGGACGGGCTCGACCCCGACGGCGACTCCGTCGAGCTGATGGGCATCGACTCCGCCCCGTCGAAGGGACGCGTCAGCGAGGTCGGCGCGAACTTCCTCACGTACGAGGCGTTCGAGGGCGAGACCGGGCCGGACGCGTTCACCTACCGCGTGCGCGACCGCTTCGGCGCCGAGGCGATCGCCTCGATCCGCGTGGGCATCGCCCCGGCGGAGGCGGCCAACCAGGCCCCCTACGCGGTGAAGGACGCCGTCGTCATGCGGCCCGGCCGCGAGGTGGCGGTGCCGGTGCTGGCGAACGATTCCGATCCCGAGGGCGACGCGCTGACCCTCGTCTCCGACGGCCTCATCATGGCCGACTCCGGCGGCCTGGAGGCGCGCGTGCTGGGCGACCGCGTGGTCGTCACCTCCCCGGGCGAGCCGGTCGAGACGAGCCTGCAGTACACGATCCGCGACGCACGCGGCGCTGAGGCGCGGGCCGTCCTGCAGGTCACCGTGGCCGAAGACGTGCCGCTGCAGCGTCCGATCGCCCGCGATGACCGCGTGCGCCCGTCCGACGTGGAGGAGGAGGACTCCGTCGACCTCGATCTGCTCGCGAACGACGAAGACCCCGACGGCACGGTGGACGCGCTGGAGATCTCGGTGGATGCCGCGGGCGCGCGCGTGCTGGAGGACGGCGTCGTGCGGCTGCCGATCCTCGAAGAGGCGCAACTGGTGACCTACACGATCACCGACCGCGACGACCTCACCGCCTCCGCGTTCATCCACGTGCCGGGCCTGCGCGACCTGCCCCCCGTGCTGATCTCGACCGAGGGGGTTGAGGTTCAGAGCGGAGAGACCATCAGCATCCCGCTGTCCGAGCACGTCCGCGCCGCCGGGGACCGCGACGTCGTCATCACCGAGGCGGGCAAGGTCAGCGCCACGCACGCGAACGGCGCCCCGCTCGTGGAGGACGAGAAGACGCTCGTCTACACGTCGGCCGACGGCTACTTCGGTCAGGACGCCATCACGTTCGAGGTCACCGACGGCACCGGCCCCGACGACCCGGAGGGGCGCAAGGCGACGCTCACGCTGCCGGTCACGGTGCTGCCGCCGGACAACCAGCAGCCGACCTTCGTCAACGGTCAAATGGACGTCGCCCCGGGGGAGGACGCCACAGGCCTCGACCTCGTCGCGCTCACCACCGACCCGGACGAGGGCGACCTCGAGGGGATGCGGTACACGATCGTGGGCGGGTCG
Coding sequences within:
- a CDS encoding Ig-like domain-containing protein — translated: MRSFTWLRRRRRTLMSAGVVTVSAIAVTTMAVAYQGFPTTEVDLHDGGVWITKQSSVLVGHFNHESRVLDAGLRAASDEYDILQEGSTVLVLDQAESTVTAVDPAMVMLTDAADIPAGAKVALGGPTMAVLDPASGSLWVAPARAAGGFTVEGVEPVTELGEGADVAVGRDGTVYGVSAESGEIVTVPVTADGETGDAARRGIEGVDANAELSITVVGTTAAVLDADTGTVHTTGGLRTEVDGGESAVLQQPAATGDALVLATASDVVRVPFDGAEPSTTPSGAGEGAPTAPVTLAGCTYAAWSGSGAFVRDCSGDANDLTMQIEDLEPTAQLRFRQNRDVVILNDVVGGAAWMATDAMQRVDNWDDIIPPEGESEEDEQTTEETVETTLPERTEVNTPPIAVDDDLGVRPGRTTVLPVLDNDTDADGDILVVTLPDGEPGLGEVQPIHDGSALQIAVPEDGSGSETFRYEIDDGRGGTDTANVRLNVRGWDVNAPPEPKRVTTVVVEAGGAITYNVLPDWTDPDGDEIFLASVVPAEGDEADFTADGRITYRAIGGTQGRKDVPIIVSDGSEVTEGIVRFDVRPAGSTVPVTNADHVVVRAGQSATVAPLSNDTSSGRETLRLTRVDEVPGAEIVPDYPNKTFTFRSSAPGTYYAQYLVAAGPNAVPGLVRIDVLPDADTDLPPVAVRDVALLPSGADVLVNVLANDSDPSGGILVVQSVTVDPSSGISVAVIGHETLRITDQSALSEQTRISYRISNGQQTAEGEVVVIPVPAPDQLRPPVASDDTAVVRAGDVVTIPVLDNDYHPNNDTLRLAPDLVEPVPTAEEGTIFVSQDTVRFRASDEPGTVYATYEVEDSTGQKDAGYVTIQVLPVDADTNQAPRPRDITGRVLAGSEVRIPVPLDGLDPDGDSVELMGIDSAPSKGRVSEVGANFLTYEAFEGETGPDAFTYRVRDRFGAEAIASIRVGIAPAEAANQAPYAVKDAVVMRPGREVAVPVLANDSDPEGDALTLVSDGLIMADSGGLEARVLGDRVVVTSPGEPVETSLQYTIRDARGAEARAVLQVTVAEDVPLQRPIARDDRVRPSDVEEEDSVDLDLLANDEDPDGTVDALEISVDAAGARVLEDGVVRLPILEEAQLVTYTITDRDDLTASAFIHVPGLRDLPPVLISTEGVEVQSGETISIPLSEHVRAAGDRDVVITEAGKVSATHANGAPLVEDEKTLVYTSADGYFGQDAITFEVTDGTGPDDPEGRKATLTLPVTVLPPDNQQPTFVNGQMDVAPGEDATGLDLVALTTDPDEGDLEGMRYTIVGGSPSGMNASVDGQTLRVSADADTRKGTTAEVQVRIDDGETDPIEGTVTVRVTASTRPLPTANDDVLPEADQGRTISVPVLANDFNPFPETPLKVVAAATETGEGVAEVSGDQVSVTPSASFFGTMVVRYRIQDATADVDREVEGRIRLTVQGKPDAPGVPTVSSVQDRTVVLSWTPPPNNGAPITGYTVTSTAGNYTRECPATTCTLSGLTNNVEYNFVVTATNRVGESDPSAPSETARPDARPDTPAPPTLRFGDRSLNVAWTTPSTPGSPVESFTLEISPAPPSGVTQKTASGNSLVWEGLENGTAYQVRVQAHNRAPEPSSWSAYSATEIPAGPPTAPGAPSTTRLDPVGSQAQLQVSWAAPNPNGDAISGYRLNVLRGGSVINTISVGAGQTSQAVVVEPSRTDYSFTVAAVNKAGWGPDSAPSAPRRAFTPPGAPQGVSASTPGPDNSIHVAYQPAETNGADPGAVRYEYKLNGGGWAPLNGTRITSGISNGSGYTVTLRAVTTQDGTTYASPDSNTTAQVIPYGPIQPPGASARGSGTQIEFGWSPPAANGRAITKLEIKIAGGGWEQVAVRSGSRTVDFGYDQNHTIQVRATDAANQTSTASAQARTAEAPKARAWVTKGSRVNSGECSSASCAYFELNTSNFPAGSYNVVCVSSRSGEFAGGGRRFDVPRSGSIQLGCFYGYPDTEVWVRIDGWGNSERYTWR